The genomic region AGTTGAAATTGCGTTCACGAAGCCCGTGTGCAGGTTGGCTCCGTGCCATTTCAAACTAGGCCGACGGCCAATCGGAGCCTTCCCTATTTTGCCAAAGGCACAACATGGTTTGGCTTGTCCCGCGCCGCGAAGTCGCGAAGATGCGGATTTTGACGCCCGGCGGCCCGGGCCGGTTCTCTTAAAAAAATTTGCCGGCAACGCCCGCGGCATTGCCGGCAAACATGGTCCGCGAAGGACGCGGAAAAACTTCAATTCACGACGCCGGGGCGATCGTTCGGAGCACTGCCCCAGGCGCGATTGGGCTGCGGCCCCATGGTGAGTTCCAGGCGGCCACCCGCCGCGATTTCGTCGTGGGCCAGCCAGGTCCGCTCCAGCGGCCGGCCATTCAAACGAGCCGACTGGATGTAAACATTCTGCGGCGAGTTGTTTTTCGCCACCACCCTGAAGGTGTGCGCGTGGTAATGCTGATCGTCCAGCCGCAGCGTCACCTGATCCGCCATCGGACTGCCAATCACATACCGGCCGCTGACCGGATCCACCGGGTAGAAGCCCATGGCCGTAAACACATACCAGGCCGAGGTCTGCCCGCAGTCGTCGTTGCCGCACAGGCCGCCGGGGTGATTGTTGTAAAGCGACGTTGCGATGTGCCGGACGCGCGCCTGGGTTTTCCACGGCTGGCCGGCGTAATCATACAGGTAGGCCACGTGATGACACGGCTCGTTTCCGTGCGCATACATGCCGATCAGGCCCGTCACGTCCGAGAGCTGGTTGGGAATTTTTTCCCGCGTGTCGAACATCTCATCCAGCTTGGTCACGAACGCCTCGTCGCCGCCGAGTTTGGCGATGAGCGCCGGGACATCCTGCGGCACGAAGAACGTGTATTGCCAGGCGTTGGCCTCGGTGTAGTCGTTGAACTGGATGCGCTTCGGGTCAAACGGCGTGACCCAGCTGCCGTCGCGGTTCTTGCCGCGCATGAAGCCGGTGGACGCATCGAAGACATTCTCCCAGTTGCGGGCTCGCGTGGCATACTTGCGCGCCACGTCGGCCTGGCCGAGCGCCTGCGCAAATCGCGCAATGCACGAATCGTCGTAGGCATATTCCAGCACCTTGGAAACGCTCTGCACATCGCGGCGCGACGGGATGAAGCCCCGTTCGCGGTAGCTGTCGAGTTCGGCGCGGTTTTTGTCCGTGGTGGCGATCATGTCGGCGAGCGCCTCCTTGGCGTCCCAGCCGCGGAACCCCTTGCGATACGCTTCGGCAATGACGGGGATTGCGTGGTTGCCAATCATGCACCAGTTCTCCTTGCCGCCCTCCGTCCAGACCGGCAGGGTGTTTTGGCCGAAGCACGTGAAGTGCGTCAACATCGTCTGCACGATGTCATTCACGCGCTGGGGCTGGGTGAGCGTCAGCAGTGGTTGCTCGGCGCGGAAGGTGTCCCAAAGCGACAGTTCCGTGTAGTATTCGTAGCCTTTGGCCTCATGCACCTTCAGGTCGGGACCGCGAAACTGCCC from Verrucomicrobiia bacterium harbors:
- a CDS encoding GH92 family glycosyl hydrolase, with the translated sequence MQNIPRHVSRSALALLLLGLGAAPAFAKSPVDYVNPIIGTDEHGHVFPGATVPFGMVQLSPDTRDTTWDGCSGYHYSDGSVMGFSHNHLTGTGCADLGNVLLMPLVGEVKLAPGDKPGEGYRARFSHEQEEARPGYYCVFLPDEKINVELTATARAGMHRYTFPQTDQAHVIIDLHHGVGNEPTDAQLKVENNHAASGFRRSAGWGGDKVYYFYLEFSQPFATSGIQFNGQEVTGEEAQGKDIRGHFDFKTQAGKPVLVRVGLSTVSVAGAQRNLNAELPNWDFDAVVKAARRQWEQALNGVEVSSDGEAFKQTFYTALYHTMMAPTLLSDVDGQFRGPDLKVHEAKGYEYYTELSLWDTFRAEQPLLTLTQPQRVNDIVQTMLTHFTCFGQNTLPVWTEGGKENWCMIGNHAIPVIAEAYRKGFRGWDAKEALADMIATTDKNRAELDSYRERGFIPSRRDVQSVSKVLEYAYDDSCIARFAQALGQADVARKYATRARNWENVFDASTGFMRGKNRDGSWVTPFDPKRIQFNDYTEANAWQYTFFVPQDVPALIAKLGGDEAFVTKLDEMFDTREKIPNQLSDVTGLIGMYAHGNEPCHHVAYLYDYAGQPWKTQARVRHIATSLYNNHPGGLCGNDDCGQTSAWYVFTAMGFYPVDPVSGRYVIGSPMADQVTLRLDDQHYHAHTFRVVAKNNSPQNVYIQSARLNGRPLERTWLAHDEIAAGGRLELTMGPQPNRAWGSAPNDRPGVVN